The following coding sequences are from one Sphingobium sp. RAC03 window:
- a CDS encoding 2-oxo acid dehydrogenase subunit E2 translates to MMAILKPFTMPKWGIEMSEGTIAEWMVAENAPFERGTTLTLIETDKITNEVEAEAPGRFVRIIAKAGETCPVGALLAVLSDGGEASEAEIDAVIAAFRPVDSSFDVAGEEAAAPVMVAEPTKPVAIPIPDNLAISPSARQKVLESGIDVAAIAGSGRGGRITAQDVDQATRPAPSTSLAGSYPMSPDTGAFASPMARRLSAIHNVSLDGIEGSGPRGRICKADVLAKAAREIKADTPVEVAAPDPSAPESDGMTITPMSSMRRTIARRLTEAKATIPHFYVRRRVRADRLLALRAAVTGPKPSVNDYLIKACALALMEVPRMNIQVHGTDIYMFDAADIAVAVATDKGLVTPIVTHADDRSVANISTTMAALAQRAKAGKLKPHEFNGGSFSLSNLGGFGVEQFDAIINPPQGAILAVGTARPEPIDDDGALRIVPVFHLSLSCDHRAIDGADGGRFMAALANLIEHPELL, encoded by the coding sequence ATGATGGCGATACTCAAGCCCTTCACCATGCCCAAATGGGGCATCGAAATGAGCGAAGGCACCATTGCCGAATGGATGGTCGCGGAAAATGCGCCGTTCGAACGGGGTACGACGCTGACGCTGATCGAAACCGACAAGATCACCAACGAGGTCGAGGCGGAGGCGCCCGGACGGTTCGTGCGGATCATCGCAAAGGCTGGGGAAACCTGTCCGGTCGGCGCGTTGCTGGCGGTCTTGAGCGATGGCGGCGAAGCGAGCGAGGCGGAGATCGACGCCGTCATCGCCGCCTTCAGGCCGGTCGATTCGAGTTTTGACGTGGCGGGCGAAGAGGCTGCTGCGCCCGTCATGGTGGCAGAGCCAACCAAGCCGGTCGCGATCCCCATTCCCGACAATCTGGCGATCAGCCCGTCAGCCCGTCAGAAGGTACTGGAGTCCGGCATTGATGTGGCGGCCATCGCCGGGTCTGGCCGGGGTGGGCGGATCACGGCGCAGGATGTGGATCAGGCCACACGCCCGGCACCATCGACCAGCCTGGCCGGCTCCTATCCGATGTCGCCCGACACCGGAGCCTTCGCTTCGCCCATGGCGCGGCGATTGTCGGCCATCCACAATGTCTCGCTCGACGGGATCGAAGGGTCGGGCCCGCGAGGACGCATATGCAAGGCCGACGTACTGGCGAAGGCCGCGCGCGAGATAAAAGCCGATACGCCTGTCGAAGTCGCCGCGCCAGATCCATCAGCCCCGGAAAGCGATGGCATGACGATAACGCCCATGTCGTCCATGCGCCGCACCATCGCCCGCAGGTTGACCGAGGCGAAGGCAACCATCCCGCATTTTTACGTCCGGCGACGGGTGCGTGCCGACCGGCTGCTGGCGCTGCGCGCGGCAGTGACGGGGCCAAAACCCAGCGTGAACGACTATCTGATCAAGGCCTGCGCATTGGCCTTGATGGAGGTGCCGCGCATGAACATCCAGGTGCATGGTACGGACATATATATGTTCGATGCCGCCGATATTGCGGTGGCCGTGGCGACGGACAAAGGCCTGGTGACGCCCATCGTCACCCATGCCGATGACCGCAGCGTGGCGAACATATCCACCACCATGGCCGCCCTGGCGCAACGGGCGAAGGCCGGAAAGCTGAAGCCTCATGAATTTAACGGCGGCAGCTTTTCCCTGTCCAACCTCGGCGGTTTCGGGGTCGAGCAGTTCGACGCCATCATCAATCCGCCGCAGGGCGCGATCCTGGCCGTGGGCACGGCGCGGCCCGAACCCATTGACGACGACGGTGCCTTGCGGATCGTCCCGGTGTTCCATCTGTCCCTATCGTGCGATCATCGCGCGATCGACGGCGCGGACGGCGGGCGGTTCATGGCTGCGCTCGCCAATCTGATCGAACATCCTGAACTGCTTTAA
- a CDS encoding alpha-ketoacid dehydrogenase subunit beta produces the protein MAIMNIREAISSTLMSEMERDSSIIVLGEDVVGGAGTAGGQEAIGGIWGTTPGLFAKFGANRVIDTPISESAIIGAAAGAALAGKRPVAELMFADFVGVSLDQLWNQMAKFRYMFGGKTKCPAVVRLIYGAGMNTAAQHSQSVYAMLTAMPGLKVVLPTTPADAKGLLTEALRGDDPVMFFEHKTLYGVKGEVPDGDYRQPFGQARMVREGGDVTVVACGRMVGFGEKAADKLAKDGIGVDLIDLRTTSPLDEEAILDSVETTGRLVVVDESPPRCSLAADISAIVASKAFTSLRAPPVMVTGPHSPIPFARELERAWVPSPQKIEDAVRSVLAFR, from the coding sequence ATGGCCATCATGAATATCCGCGAGGCGATCAGCAGTACGCTGATGTCCGAAATGGAGCGGGATTCCAGCATCATCGTGCTGGGTGAGGATGTCGTTGGCGGCGCGGGAACGGCCGGCGGTCAGGAAGCGATCGGCGGCATATGGGGCACGACCCCCGGCCTCTTTGCCAAATTCGGTGCCAATCGCGTGATCGACACGCCGATTTCGGAAAGCGCGATCATCGGCGCGGCGGCGGGCGCGGCGCTGGCCGGGAAACGCCCTGTCGCCGAATTGATGTTCGCCGATTTCGTCGGCGTCAGCCTGGACCAGCTATGGAACCAGATGGCGAAGTTTCGCTATATGTTCGGGGGCAAGACCAAATGCCCGGCCGTCGTGCGGCTGATCTACGGCGCGGGCATGAACACAGCGGCGCAGCATAGCCAGTCGGTCTATGCCATGTTGACCGCCATGCCGGGGCTGAAGGTTGTGCTGCCCACAACGCCGGCCGATGCCAAGGGGCTGCTGACCGAAGCCTTGCGCGGCGACGATCCGGTGATGTTCTTCGAACATAAGACGCTCTACGGCGTGAAGGGCGAAGTGCCCGACGGCGATTATCGCCAACCATTCGGCCAGGCGCGGATGGTGCGGGAGGGCGGCGACGTGACGGTCGTCGCCTGTGGCCGGATGGTCGGCTTTGGCGAGAAAGCGGCGGACAAACTGGCCAAGGACGGCATCGGCGTCGACCTCATCGACCTGCGCACCACCAGTCCGCTGGACGAGGAAGCGATATTGGACTCGGTGGAAACGACCGGACGGCTGGTGGTCGTGGACGAAAGCCCGCCAAGATGCAGCCTCGCCGCAGACATTTCCGCGATCGTAGCGTCCAAGGCCTTTACCAGCCTGCGCGCGCCACCGGTCATGGTCACCGGGCCGCATTCGCCCATCCCCTTTGCCCGCGAGCTGGAGCGGGCCTGGGTGCCTTCCCCCCAGAAGATCGAGGATGCAGTCCGCTCCGTCCTCGCTTTCCGATAA
- a CDS encoding thiamine pyrophosphate-dependent dehydrogenase E1 component subunit alpha yields the protein MQLSRDDLLGAYRRMVTIRSFEERLHEEIKTGEILGFTHLYCGQEAAAVGVCDHLTNEDLIVSTHRGHGHCIAKGCDVKGMMKEIYGKRDGLCKGRGGSMHIADLSVGMLGANGIVGAGAPQAVGAAIAAKLDGNGRVAIAFSGDGACNQGTTFEAMNMAVVVKAPAIFVFENNHYSEHTGVDYAVGTNKDIASRAEAFGMRAWRADGCDYFDTYEVMRELLDYVRAGNGPAAIELDTERFYGHFEGDPQRYRGPGEIDRIRETRDCLKSFRARVGEAKLIDMAQLDAIDAEVAQLIDEATAEARAAEVPDPASVAEDVYVTY from the coding sequence ATGCAGCTTTCCAGGGACGACCTGCTGGGCGCCTATCGCCGGATGGTCACGATCCGCAGCTTCGAGGAGCGGCTGCACGAAGAGATCAAGACCGGCGAGATCTTAGGCTTCACCCATCTCTACTGCGGTCAGGAAGCGGCGGCTGTGGGCGTGTGCGACCATTTGACCAATGAAGATCTGATCGTGTCGACCCATCGCGGCCATGGCCATTGCATCGCCAAGGGATGCGATGTGAAGGGCATGATGAAGGAGATTTACGGCAAGCGTGACGGCCTATGCAAAGGGCGTGGCGGGTCCATGCATATTGCGGACCTCTCGGTCGGGATGCTGGGCGCAAACGGCATCGTGGGTGCGGGCGCGCCGCAGGCGGTGGGCGCAGCGATCGCGGCGAAGCTGGACGGCAACGGGCGCGTAGCCATCGCCTTTTCCGGCGACGGCGCATGCAATCAGGGCACGACCTTCGAAGCCATGAACATGGCCGTCGTGGTCAAGGCACCGGCGATCTTCGTCTTTGAAAATAATCATTATTCCGAACATACCGGCGTCGATTATGCGGTCGGTACGAACAAGGATATTGCCAGCCGCGCCGAGGCGTTCGGCATGCGGGCCTGGCGTGCAGACGGGTGCGATTATTTCGACACCTATGAAGTCATGCGCGAATTGCTGGACTATGTTCGCGCGGGGAACGGCCCGGCGGCGATCGAACTCGATACCGAACGCTTTTACGGCCATTTCGAAGGCGACCCGCAACGCTATCGGGGGCCGGGCGAAATCGATCGCATTCGCGAGACACGCGATTGCCTCAAATCGTTTCGCGCGCGTGTGGGCGAAGCGAAGCTGATCGACATGGCGCAACTGGACGCGATCGACGCGGAAGTCGCGCAACTGATCGACGAGGCGACGGCAGAGGCCCGCGCGGCCGAGGTGCCCGACCCGGCGAGTGTCGCCGAAGATGTCTACGTCACATATTGA
- a CDS encoding aromatic ring-hydroxylating oxygenase subunit alpha: MDVKRKVDVIRVNPQDWPNGTPTQKEEDPDLGYDIIPAERYTSRAFMQLEWDRIWTKVWLLGGRSGDIAEPGDYICTEIGKESVLIVRQQDGSIRSFPNVCLHRGNKLRPEGLGNAEHFQCMYHHWTYDLGGAITRIPDLDTFPQGCPPGAALPSYPCAEWEGFVWFSLNPEVEPLDEYLSPMQQHIAPYHADRMAWTRDITVEWDCNWKASVDAFNETYHVQGIHPQLLWYLDDIHVQIDCYDKHNRYLIPFATVSPRVALPSQIPPAIHEIMVNAGMDPAEYEGRVSDIRRDVQLFKRKHGPSQGKDYSDLNDDQLTDDYHYTIFPNVSMNVHADDIMMFRQRPHATDPDKMYYDIWMFELVPEGEPWPERPKHKYFKHGDKSIGQVLDQDAFNLPTVQKGMHSDAFKGLWIGDQELRIRHFHSVIDRYVYGPDGKRPGDV; the protein is encoded by the coding sequence ATGGACGTCAAACGCAAAGTCGATGTCATCCGGGTCAACCCGCAGGACTGGCCCAATGGGACGCCTACCCAAAAGGAGGAAGACCCGGATCTGGGCTATGATATCATTCCGGCCGAACGCTACACCAGCCGCGCATTCATGCAGCTGGAATGGGATCGGATCTGGACGAAGGTGTGGCTGCTGGGCGGGCGGTCCGGCGATATTGCGGAGCCTGGCGACTATATCTGCACCGAAATCGGCAAGGAATCCGTCCTGATCGTGCGGCAGCAGGATGGCTCCATCCGGTCGTTCCCCAATGTCTGCCTGCACCGCGGCAATAAGCTGCGACCCGAAGGGTTAGGCAATGCCGAGCATTTCCAGTGCATGTATCATCACTGGACCTATGATCTCGGCGGCGCGATCACGCGCATTCCTGATCTGGATACCTTTCCGCAAGGGTGCCCGCCTGGTGCGGCCCTGCCCAGCTACCCGTGCGCGGAATGGGAGGGATTCGTGTGGTTTTCGCTCAACCCCGAGGTCGAGCCGCTGGACGAATATCTTTCCCCGATGCAGCAGCATATCGCGCCCTATCATGCTGACCGGATGGCGTGGACGCGCGACATCACCGTCGAATGGGACTGCAATTGGAAAGCCAGCGTCGATGCGTTCAACGAAACCTATCATGTCCAGGGCATCCATCCGCAGCTCTTATGGTATCTGGACGATATCCATGTGCAGATCGACTGTTACGACAAGCATAACCGCTATCTGATCCCGTTCGCGACGGTCAGTCCTCGCGTCGCGCTGCCGTCACAAATCCCGCCAGCCATCCACGAGATCATGGTCAATGCGGGGATGGACCCGGCCGAATATGAAGGGCGCGTGAGCGACATCCGCCGCGATGTTCAGCTGTTCAAGCGAAAGCATGGTCCATCGCAGGGCAAGGATTATTCCGACCTCAACGACGATCAGCTGACCGACGATTATCATTACACCATCTTTCCCAATGTCTCGATGAACGTCCATGCCGACGACATCATGATGTTTCGTCAGCGCCCGCATGCGACCGACCCGGACAAGATGTATTATGATATCTGGATGTTCGAACTGGTGCCCGAAGGAGAACCCTGGCCCGAACGTCCCAAGCATAAATATTTCAAGCATGGCGACAAGTCGATCGGCCAGGTGCTGGACCAGGATGCCTTCAACCTGCCGACCGTTCAGAAAGGCATGCATTCCGACGCCTTCAAGGGTTTGTGGATCGGCGATCAGGAACTGCGCATCCGCCATTTTCACAGTGTGATCGACCGCTACGTCTATGGCCCCGATGGCAAGCGTCCGGGCGATGTCTGA
- a CDS encoding SDR family NAD(P)-dependent oxidoreductase codes for MDLGLQGKKAILVGAARGIGMAVAEILAREGCDLAITARSEDSVKDAIASLGRYGTRVIGKPVNVKKADDYKSWLQWAIEELGGCDILIPISSAGGGMGSEKYWNNAFEVDVMGPVRAVEAVIPVMTEQQSGSIILIASTSTGEAMGGPQAYNAMKASLVTWGKQLALFHGKDGIRVNVVSPGPIEFEGGNWDMIKGTMEKFYNSQLRQQPSGRLGTPEEVARCIVFLASPAASWCNGSHLVVDGGFTNRTHF; via the coding sequence ATGGACCTTGGATTACAGGGCAAGAAAGCCATTCTGGTCGGCGCCGCACGGGGCATCGGCATGGCGGTGGCGGAGATATTGGCGCGCGAAGGCTGCGATCTCGCGATTACCGCCCGGTCTGAGGATAGCGTCAAGGACGCGATCGCGTCGCTTGGCCGTTATGGCACCCGCGTCATCGGAAAGCCGGTGAACGTCAAGAAAGCCGACGATTATAAGAGTTGGCTGCAATGGGCGATCGAGGAACTGGGTGGGTGCGACATATTGATCCCCATCAGCTCGGCCGGCGGCGGCATGGGCAGCGAGAAATATTGGAACAATGCCTTCGAAGTCGATGTGATGGGACCGGTCCGTGCCGTGGAGGCGGTGATTCCGGTGATGACCGAGCAACAGTCCGGCTCTATCATCCTGATTGCCTCCACATCGACCGGCGAAGCCATGGGTGGTCCCCAGGCCTATAATGCGATGAAGGCCTCGCTCGTGACATGGGGCAAGCAGTTGGCACTGTTCCACGGCAAGGATGGCATTCGCGTCAATGTCGTGTCGCCTGGCCCGATCGAATTCGAAGGCGGCAATTGGGACATGATAAAGGGCACGATGGAGAAATTCTACAACAGCCAGTTGCGCCAACAACCCAGCGGCCGGTTGGGCACGCCGGAGGAAGTGGCCCGGTGCATCGTTTTCCTGGCCAGCCCGGCGGCCAGTTGGTGCAACGGATCGCATCTGGTGGTCGATGGCGGTTTTACCAACCGCACCCATTTCTAA
- a CDS encoding SDR family NAD(P)-dependent oxidoreductase: MGEAAARRLAQDGCAIILAGRAVERLAPLAQALDADVVVCDILDEDAIAALAKRAGPVDVLINASGTTLGRSILKTTRADIEAQMAMHVTANILLLKHFGAIMPRGASIILFSSVVSRLAGQGLVAYSAAKAALDHVVRIAALEFGPLGIRVNAVAPGFARTPMTEAFLSNARLDALYRRETALGELTQPDQVAAAISYLAAIDCYTTGDIMQISGGAQLCRLPRIEELKA, translated from the coding sequence TTGGGCGAAGCTGCGGCTCGCCGACTCGCGCAGGATGGATGTGCGATCATTTTGGCGGGGCGGGCGGTTGAACGGTTGGCGCCTCTGGCGCAGGCGCTCGATGCCGATGTGGTCGTGTGCGATATATTGGACGAAGACGCCATTGCTGCCCTTGCGAAACGCGCTGGCCCCGTGGACGTGCTGATCAACGCATCAGGCACCACGCTGGGGCGATCGATCCTGAAAACCACCCGCGCCGACATAGAGGCGCAGATGGCCATGCATGTCACGGCCAACATCCTGTTGCTCAAGCATTTCGGTGCCATCATGCCGCGCGGCGCGAGCATCATCCTCTTTTCATCGGTCGTCTCGCGCCTTGCGGGTCAAGGTCTGGTCGCTTACTCGGCGGCCAAGGCAGCGCTGGATCATGTCGTGCGGATTGCAGCGCTGGAATTCGGGCCGCTCGGCATCAGGGTCAATGCCGTTGCGCCAGGCTTTGCGCGCACGCCCATGACCGAAGCATTTTTGAGCAATGCGCGGCTGGATGCGTTGTACCGCCGCGAAACAGCGCTGGGCGAACTGACGCAGCCCGACCAAGTCGCTGCCGCCATATCCTATCTGGCGGCGATCGATTGTTACACGACCGGCGACATCATGCAGATCAGCGGCGGCGCACAATTATGCCGTCTGCCACGTATCGAAGAACTCAAGGCATAG
- a CDS encoding TetR/AcrR family transcriptional regulator — MALASARPATARRGVKAQSANGPTQQSLKSAQTRARLIDATIRCIVKFGYANTTTPQVAAEAGLSRGAMLHHFENGAAMIKATIVELHEKRLRAFRRAAETTDHDASTMVSTYWRQLQKPAFVAFHELALAARTNADLARILQPLQIEFRQKFNSQAVQLFPEWQSDPVSFDLAMTLSQTMLEGMAINLLTGAIEESMVQPMLRLLEQQIRLMRPGPKDQPK; from the coding sequence ATGGCTCTCGCCTCTGCGCGCCCAGCCACTGCACGCCGCGGGGTCAAGGCGCAGTCGGCCAACGGACCAACGCAGCAATCGCTCAAAAGCGCACAGACACGTGCGCGGCTTATCGATGCGACCATAAGATGTATTGTCAAATTTGGCTATGCCAATACGACAACGCCGCAAGTCGCCGCCGAAGCCGGCCTGTCGCGTGGCGCCATGCTGCACCATTTCGAAAATGGGGCGGCGATGATCAAGGCGACCATCGTCGAATTGCACGAAAAGCGGCTGCGCGCCTTTCGCCGGGCGGCGGAAACGACCGACCATGACGCATCGACGATGGTGAGCACCTATTGGCGGCAGTTGCAGAAACCGGCCTTCGTCGCCTTTCATGAGTTGGCGCTGGCCGCACGCACCAACGCCGACCTCGCGCGGATACTCCAACCGCTCCAGATCGAATTCCGGCAGAAATTCAATTCTCAGGCGGTGCAGCTTTTCCCCGAATGGCAAAGCGATCCCGTCAGCTTCGACCTTGCCATGACGCTGTCGCAAACGATGTTGGAGGGCATGGCCATCAACCTGCTGACCGGGGCGATCGAGGAAAGCATGGTTCAGCCCATGCTCCGCCTGCTGGAACAACAAATCCGTCTGATGCGGCCGGGTCCGAAAGATCAGCCCAAATGA
- a CDS encoding ThuA domain-containing protein: MKVHLVAAGKFHDIDFARLELLKLLAEHAEIRASVSSDYADVDRIAAADLLITYTCDLMPTPDQTAMLGSWVEQGGRWLALHGTNSVLRFAQDGVIDTPDEQPAFTQLLGTRFAGHPPIAPFKVAVTRAEHVMTRGLRDFRIEDELYLTHRTADIDVLLHTSFTGTCEEFRDAQWDDPQVPVLYERTLGKGAILYLTLGHCRGHYDLQPIAGFWPHPQRCAWNYPVFYDLLRRGIGWGRPHLG; the protein is encoded by the coding sequence ATGAAGGTTCATCTGGTTGCGGCAGGCAAGTTCCACGATATTGATTTCGCGCGGCTGGAACTGCTCAAATTGTTGGCTGAACATGCTGAAATCCGTGCCTCCGTGTCTTCGGACTATGCCGATGTCGACCGCATCGCGGCGGCCGATCTTTTGATAACCTATACTTGCGACCTCATGCCCACCCCGGACCAGACCGCCATGCTGGGTAGCTGGGTGGAGCAGGGAGGGCGCTGGCTGGCACTCCATGGTACCAATTCAGTGCTGCGTTTTGCCCAGGATGGTGTGATCGACACACCCGATGAACAGCCCGCCTTCACCCAGTTGCTGGGCACCCGCTTTGCCGGACATCCCCCGATAGCGCCGTTCAAGGTCGCCGTGACGCGCGCTGAACATGTCATGACGCGAGGACTGCGCGATTTTCGGATAGAGGATGAATTGTATCTGACCCATCGCACGGCCGATATCGACGTGCTGCTGCACACCAGCTTCACCGGCACCTGTGAGGAATTTCGCGACGCCCAGTGGGACGATCCGCAGGTGCCGGTCCTGTATGAACGGACGCTGGGCAAAGGCGCGATATTGTATCTGACGCTGGGCCATTGCCGGGGCCATTACGACCTGCAACCCATCGCCGGATTCTGGCCACACCCGCAGCGTTGCGCCTGGAACTACCCGGTTTTCTACGACCTGCTCCGCCGCGGGATAGGCTGGGGCCGGCCTCATTTGGGCTGA
- a CDS encoding CaiB/BaiF CoA transferase family protein has product MSGRGQGPLAGVRILDLTSVLMGPYATQIFADLGADVIKVESPDGDTTRYLPPGNDPARGGMFMNVNRGKRSIVLDLKQPAARDVLLTLAKTADVFIHSMRAQAIARLGLDYAALNAANPRILYANLYGFARSGPYRDYPAYDDIVQAASGIVDLQARLSKGEPTYLATVVADKVAGLTGAYAVMAALFARERDGMGQEIEVPMFETLVSFATVEHLCGSLFVPPLGPPEYPRATSEARRPYKTSDGYIGVMIYNDKHWRSFFHAIGDPDWSKDPMFASMRSRTENIGVVLARVAQVMEQRSTEEWIILLREAQIPAMAIASLSDLLHDPHLVATGFWEERDTEEGLLRFPGIPTSFSRTPGAIGDPGPALGADGRAILAETGLSDEAIDALVDSGALQLAQPA; this is encoded by the coding sequence ATGAGCGGGCGGGGCCAGGGACCGTTGGCGGGCGTCAGGATATTGGACCTGACCAGCGTGTTGATGGGGCCATATGCGACCCAGATTTTTGCCGATCTGGGTGCCGATGTCATCAAGGTGGAAAGCCCCGATGGCGACACGACCCGCTACTTGCCGCCGGGAAACGACCCGGCGCGGGGCGGCATGTTCATGAACGTCAATCGCGGCAAGCGCAGCATCGTCCTTGACCTCAAGCAACCCGCGGCGCGCGACGTGTTGCTGACGCTGGCAAAGACGGCGGACGTTTTCATCCACTCGATGCGGGCGCAGGCGATCGCCCGGCTGGGCCTGGACTATGCCGCGCTGAATGCAGCCAATCCTCGCATCCTCTACGCCAATCTCTACGGTTTTGCCCGCTCTGGTCCCTATCGCGACTATCCGGCCTATGACGATATCGTTCAGGCGGCATCCGGCATCGTGGACCTGCAGGCGCGCCTTTCGAAGGGCGAACCGACTTACCTCGCCACCGTCGTGGCGGACAAGGTGGCCGGGTTGACCGGTGCTTATGCGGTCATGGCCGCGCTGTTTGCACGCGAACGCGACGGCATGGGACAGGAAATCGAGGTGCCGATGTTCGAAACCCTGGTGTCGTTCGCGACCGTCGAACATCTGTGCGGATCGCTGTTCGTGCCCCCACTTGGTCCGCCCGAATATCCCCGCGCAACGTCAGAGGCCCGCCGCCCCTACAAAACCAGCGACGGTTACATCGGGGTGATGATCTATAACGACAAACATTGGCGGTCCTTCTTCCATGCCATCGGCGATCCCGACTGGTCCAAAGACCCGATGTTTGCGTCCATGCGTAGCCGGACGGAAAATATCGGTGTCGTGCTGGCGCGCGTGGCCCAGGTGATGGAACAGCGCAGCACCGAGGAATGGATCATCCTGCTGCGCGAGGCGCAAATCCCGGCAATGGCGATCGCCAGCCTGAGTGACTTGCTGCACGACCCGCATCTGGTCGCGACGGGATTTTGGGAAGAGCGTGACACGGAGGAAGGCCTGTTGCGCTTTCCGGGCATACCGACGAGTTTTTCGCGTACCCCCGGTGCGATCGGCGATCCTGGCCCGGCGCTGGGTGCCGACGGGCGTGCCATATTGGCCGAAACCGGCCTGTCGGACGAGGCGATCGACGCCTTGGTCGACAGCGGCGCCCTCCAACTGGCGCAACCGGCATGA
- a CDS encoding Zn-ribbon domain-containing OB-fold protein: MSGPEAHWRTALADGRFLLQRAISSGTVYFPPRLAEPGSGDTDVEWIESMGMGTVYSLTWISQRPPASAYNVVLVDLDEGVRLMSRVDGTTVDTLQIGCRVRAHIIDEDGAPLLIFKPVAH; the protein is encoded by the coding sequence ATGAGCGGGCCTGAGGCGCATTGGCGCACCGCGCTGGCCGACGGGCGCTTCCTGTTGCAGCGCGCCATATCGAGCGGCACCGTCTATTTCCCGCCACGTCTGGCAGAGCCGGGCAGTGGCGACACCGATGTCGAATGGATCGAATCGATGGGGATGGGCACGGTCTATTCGCTGACATGGATATCGCAACGGCCGCCTGCCTCGGCCTATAATGTCGTTCTGGTCGACCTTGACGAAGGCGTGCGCCTGATGAGCCGCGTCGATGGGACGACCGTCGACACCTTACAGATTGGATGCCGCGTGCGCGCCCATATCATCGACGAAGACGGCGCTCCGCTGCTCATCTTCAAGCCGGTGGCGCACTGA
- a CDS encoding thiolase: MGGTFPRGEAAIAGMATFGIGEAPGYTAMELAAKAGMRAIADANLSLSDVDGLFICLPDDLFAGLSFAEYLGLSPRFTDNNRTGGSSFMSHMITAALALDAGYIDVALIAYGSNQRSSGGKLSTPIKSNNWDAPYRPLFPLSSYALAAARHMHDYGTTREHMAQVAVSARLWANSNPEAFAKGPLSIEDCLAARIISSPLSARDCCLVTDGAGAIVMTRTDHAATLVQSPVPLLGAAAATWSNAIAQLPDITATAAAESGPRAYATAGVGPADVQVLQLYDAFTINTILFLEDLGFCPKGEGGRFVSDGRIAPGGALPVNTNGGGLSCCHPGMYGLFAIIEAARQVRGIAANQIPAVDIALAHGNGGTLSSQATVILGSMATL, encoded by the coding sequence ATGGGCGGCACATTTCCACGCGGCGAAGCGGCCATTGCCGGCATGGCGACGTTCGGCATCGGCGAGGCCCCCGGCTACACGGCCATGGAGTTGGCGGCCAAAGCCGGCATGCGCGCGATCGCGGACGCTAACCTATCGCTCAGCGATGTCGATGGCCTGTTCATCTGCCTGCCCGACGATTTGTTCGCTGGGCTGTCCTTTGCGGAATATCTGGGTTTAAGCCCCCGCTTTACCGACAATAACCGCACCGGTGGATCGTCGTTCATGAGCCACATGATCACCGCCGCCCTGGCGCTGGATGCCGGTTATATCGACGTAGCGCTGATCGCTTATGGATCGAACCAGCGCAGCAGCGGCGGCAAACTTTCCACGCCGATCAAGAGCAACAATTGGGACGCGCCCTATCGGCCCCTGTTCCCTTTATCCTCCTACGCGCTGGCGGCCGCCCGGCACATGCACGATTATGGCACCACCCGCGAACATATGGCACAGGTCGCCGTGTCGGCCCGGCTATGGGCGAATAGCAACCCCGAAGCCTTTGCCAAGGGGCCGCTGAGCATCGAGGATTGTCTGGCGGCCCGGATCATCAGTTCCCCCCTATCCGCGCGGGACTGTTGCCTGGTAACCGACGGCGCAGGCGCGATCGTCATGACGCGCACCGACCATGCGGCGACGCTCGTGCAATCGCCCGTGCCGCTATTGGGCGCGGCAGCGGCGACATGGTCGAACGCGATCGCGCAATTGCCCGACATTACGGCGACGGCGGCGGCCGAGTCGGGGCCGCGGGCCTATGCAACTGCGGGTGTTGGGCCTGCCGATGTGCAAGTGCTCCAGCTCTATGATGCTTTCACCATCAACACGATCCTGTTTCTGGAGGATCTAGGCTTTTGTCCAAAAGGGGAAGGCGGACGGTTCGTGTCCGACGGCCGGATCGCGCCGGGCGGCGCATTGCCCGTCAATACCAATGGCGGCGGGCTGTCCTGCTGCCATCCCGGCATGTATGGGCTGTTCGCGATCATCGAAGCAGCGCGCCAGGTCAGGGGCATCGCCGCCAACCAGATCCCCGCCGTCGACATCGCGCTGGCCCATGGGAATGGCGGAACGCTATCCAGCCAGGCGACAGTGATACTGGGCAGTATGGCGACGTTGTGA